The Bremerella cremea genome has a window encoding:
- a CDS encoding TonB-dependent receptor, which yields MLENTSGKTLDTHQKALSVNLDNRRYGTFAEIGAGQEVVRWFFRVGGAAGTIAKSMSAYDMQVSDAIYGRAARYVCRERLQAMLDQEHALNIERLTEARGETSTFFAFADTVAARGYRGGSDCHGWMGIKFQAHPRDEDSQIILHVRMLDNEMALQQEALGIVGVNLVYGAFAYHHEPEMLVDSLLDGLSTSRIEIDMIEFSGIAFRRVDNRLMSLKLVELGLSGAAMFAANGEVLQPSEFLYRKPILVERGSFRPVCNVNVDMLRSAHEKFSELPEVKGKNVAQIMEITMRNLKAEGEIDRRDFLARADVMAACGMNVLISDYFEYYRLAAYLARYTKEKIAITMGASSLRELFEEKYYTQLDGGILESFGRLFKNDLKIYCYPLKNRASDELTTCENLEIKPELKQLYGYLMERGGISDLDNYDPDCLAIFSRDVLRKIGECDPSWEKMVPETVAAVIKKRKFFDYQCEDDPCRLPR from the coding sequence ATGCTCGAAAACACATCTGGTAAGACTCTCGATACTCATCAGAAGGCTCTCAGCGTTAACCTCGATAACCGACGCTACGGAACCTTTGCGGAAATTGGTGCTGGCCAGGAAGTCGTGCGGTGGTTTTTCCGCGTGGGTGGTGCTGCCGGTACGATTGCCAAAAGTATGTCGGCTTACGACATGCAAGTGAGCGACGCCATTTATGGCCGCGCGGCACGTTACGTCTGTCGCGAACGCTTGCAGGCGATGCTCGATCAAGAGCACGCGCTGAACATCGAACGGCTGACCGAAGCCCGTGGCGAGACGAGCACGTTCTTTGCGTTCGCCGATACGGTGGCAGCGAGAGGGTATCGCGGCGGCAGCGATTGCCACGGCTGGATGGGAATCAAGTTCCAAGCTCACCCGCGCGACGAAGACAGTCAGATCATTCTGCACGTTCGCATGCTCGACAACGAAATGGCCCTGCAGCAAGAGGCGCTAGGCATTGTCGGTGTGAACCTGGTTTACGGCGCGTTTGCCTATCATCACGAGCCAGAAATGTTGGTCGATTCGCTGCTCGATGGTTTGTCGACATCGCGTATCGAGATCGACATGATCGAGTTCTCTGGCATCGCTTTTCGCCGCGTTGATAACCGGTTGATGAGTTTGAAGCTGGTGGAACTAGGCCTAAGTGGCGCAGCAATGTTCGCTGCCAACGGCGAAGTGCTGCAGCCATCGGAATTCCTCTATCGCAAGCCGATTTTAGTAGAACGTGGTAGCTTTCGTCCGGTGTGCAACGTGAATGTTGACATGCTGCGAAGTGCTCACGAGAAGTTCTCGGAGCTGCCCGAGGTGAAGGGCAAGAACGTGGCCCAGATTATGGAAATCACTATGCGGAATCTCAAGGCCGAAGGTGAAATCGACCGGCGCGATTTCCTGGCCCGGGCCGACGTCATGGCGGCTTGCGGAATGAACGTGTTGATTTCCGACTACTTCGAGTATTACCGCCTGGCCGCTTACTTGGCGCGCTATACCAAAGAAAAGATCGCCATCACGATGGGGGCCTCCAGCCTGCGAGAGCTGTTCGAGGAAAAATACTACACCCAACTCGACGGCGGCATTCTCGAATCGTTCGGACGTTTGTTTAAGAACGATTTGAAAATCTATTGTTACCCGCTGAAGAATCGAGCCTCCGACGAGCTGACGACCTGTGAGAACCTGGAAATCAAGCCAGAGCTGAAGCAGCTTTACGGCTACTTGATGGAACGAGGCGGGATCAGCGATCTCGATAATTACGACCCTGATTGCCTGGCGATCTTCTCGCGCGATGTGCTACGCAAGATCGGCGAATGCGACCCCTCGTGGGAAAAGATGGTCCCTGAGACGGTAGCGGCCGTGATCAAAAAGCGAAAGTTCTTCGACTACCAATGCGAAGACGACCCTTGCCGCTTACCTCGGTAG